One genomic window of Jatrophihabitans sp. includes the following:
- a CDS encoding ROK family protein has translation MTAPAPDQSRTQLDAAFGVDIGGSGIKGAVVDTLTGQLRTQRVRIPTPKPSTPDNVAEVVVQLVTRANWTGPVGATFPAVIKNGVARSAANVDPSWIGTDVDAVFSKATGLEVTVLNDADAAGLAEVRFGAAKGVSGVVILLTFGTGIGSGIFLNGQLVPNSELGHLELEGHDAESRAAASVKDKQKMSYKQWAKRVQAYMSHVEKLFSPDLFIVGGGVSKDADRWVPLLKLQTPVRPAQLLNNAGIVGAAMAAAER, from the coding sequence ATGACCGCGCCAGCCCCAGATCAGTCCCGGACCCAGCTCGACGCGGCCTTCGGCGTCGACATCGGCGGCAGTGGCATCAAGGGCGCCGTAGTTGACACGCTGACCGGCCAGTTGAGAACGCAGCGGGTACGGATTCCGACCCCCAAGCCCTCCACTCCCGACAACGTCGCCGAGGTGGTGGTGCAGCTGGTCACCAGGGCCAACTGGACGGGCCCGGTGGGGGCCACCTTCCCGGCCGTGATCAAGAACGGCGTGGCCAGGTCCGCGGCCAATGTCGATCCGTCCTGGATCGGCACCGACGTCGACGCGGTGTTCTCCAAGGCCACCGGCCTGGAGGTCACCGTGCTCAACGACGCCGACGCGGCCGGGCTGGCCGAGGTGCGCTTCGGCGCGGCCAAGGGCGTGTCGGGCGTGGTGATCCTGCTGACCTTCGGCACCGGCATCGGCAGCGGCATCTTCCTCAACGGCCAGCTGGTGCCCAACTCCGAACTCGGGCACCTCGAACTCGAGGGCCACGACGCGGAGTCGCGCGCGGCGGCCTCGGTCAAGGACAAGCAGAAGATGTCCTACAAGCAATGGGCCAAGCGCGTGCAGGCTTACATGTCCCACGTCGAGAAGCTGTTCTCACCCGACTTGTTCATCGTCGGCGGCGGGGTCAGCAAGGACGCCGACCGGTGGGTGCCGCTGCTGAAGTTGCAGACGCCGGTGCGGCCGGCGCAGTTGCTCAACAACGCCGGCATCGTAGGCGCCGCGATGGCGGCTGCCGAGCGCTGA
- a CDS encoding RNA polymerase sigma factor, giving the protein MVSSETSEQPQVSAAATASRAVTKAVAAPAKKAPAKKAPAKKAAAKKAADKGTPSPAADAGVVDPAVEVEPSDIPPDAELEEIPIDVEADAEETPEPPEAESSEFTWDEEESEALRQARKDAEMTASADSVRAYLKQIGKVALLNAEEEVDLAKRIEAGLYASERLRQLEIAGDKLPLQQRRDLNWIVRDGERAKNHLLEANLRLVVSLAKRYTGRGMAFLDLIQEGNLGLIRAVEKFDYTKGYKFSTYATWWIRQAITRAMADQARTIRIPVHMVEVINKLGRIQRELLQDLGREPTPEELAKEMDITPDKVLEIQQYAREPISLDQTIGDEGDSQLGDFIEDSEAVVAVDAVSFTLLQDQLQSVLHTLSEREAGVVKLRFGLTDGQPRTLDEIGQVYGVTRERIRQIESKTMSKLRHPSRSQVLRDYLD; this is encoded by the coding sequence GTGGTTTCCAGCGAAACTTCCGAGCAGCCGCAGGTCAGTGCCGCTGCGACGGCGAGCCGCGCGGTGACGAAAGCCGTCGCCGCACCGGCCAAGAAGGCGCCCGCCAAGAAGGCCCCCGCCAAGAAGGCGGCGGCGAAGAAGGCGGCCGACAAGGGCACGCCCTCCCCCGCTGCCGACGCCGGGGTAGTCGATCCGGCGGTCGAGGTCGAGCCGAGCGACATACCTCCCGACGCCGAGCTCGAAGAGATCCCGATCGACGTCGAGGCTGACGCCGAGGAGACTCCCGAGCCGCCTGAGGCCGAGTCCTCGGAGTTCACCTGGGACGAGGAGGAGTCCGAGGCGTTGCGGCAGGCCCGCAAGGACGCCGAGATGACCGCCTCGGCTGACTCGGTGCGCGCCTACCTCAAGCAGATCGGCAAGGTCGCGCTGCTCAACGCCGAGGAGGAGGTCGATCTCGCCAAGCGGATCGAGGCCGGCCTGTACGCCTCGGAGCGGCTGCGCCAGCTCGAGATCGCCGGCGACAAGCTGCCGTTGCAGCAGCGCCGGGATCTGAACTGGATCGTGCGGGACGGCGAGCGCGCCAAGAACCACCTGCTCGAGGCCAACCTGCGGCTGGTGGTGTCGCTGGCCAAGCGCTACACCGGACGCGGAATGGCCTTCCTGGATCTCATCCAAGAAGGCAACCTGGGCCTGATCCGCGCGGTCGAGAAGTTCGACTACACCAAGGGCTACAAGTTCTCCACCTACGCCACCTGGTGGATCCGGCAGGCGATCACCCGGGCGATGGCAGACCAGGCCCGCACGATCCGGATCCCGGTGCACATGGTCGAGGTGATCAACAAGCTCGGCCGGATCCAGCGCGAGCTGCTGCAGGACCTGGGCCGCGAGCCGACGCCTGAAGAGCTCGCCAAGGAAATGGACATCACCCCGGACAAGGTGCTGGAGATCCAGCAGTACGCCCGGGAGCCGATCTCGCTCGACCAGACCATCGGCGACGAGGGCGACAGCCAGCTCGGTGACTTCATCGAGGACTCCGAGGCCGTGGTGGCGGTGGACGCGGTGTCGTTCACGCTGCTGCAGGACCAGCTGCAGTCGGTGCTGCACACCCTGTCCGAGCGTGAGGCCGGCGTGGTCAAGCTCCGGTTCGGGCTCACCGACGGCCAGCCCCGCACCCTGGACGAGATCGGCCAGGTCTACGGCGTGACCCGCGAGCGGATCCGCCAGATCGAGTCCAAGACGATGTCGAAGCTGCGCCACCCGTCCCGGTCCCAGGTGCTGCGCGACTACCTGGACTGA
- a CDS encoding M28 family peptidase — translation MPANAAPVQSGCDARTNNTYEKLLECVRLEGVREHQAALQAIADANGGTRAEGTPGYTASVDYVLGVLAAAGWDAAKVPFNYQATDTLLQQLTPVNATYPTGGFTGTGEGDVTGNVIPVDINLTGDRASTSGCEASDFAGIDFSGANDIALIQRGGCNYSFKAINAEAAGAEAVIVFNQGDTVGAGDRFGLVIGTLGGQNVVDIPVVGATFEQGQALAAAGSTARVKVDFVTKTSYNVIAELAGRNDDNVVMAGAHLDSVPAGPGINDNGSGSAALLEIAQVTSKLRPENTIRFAWWGAEEEGLLGSTAWVEDQSQEELDRIALYLNFDMIGSPNYIFMVYDANESSFEAPAGVTIPEGSEAIERVFESFYTLRGEPYDDSQFSGRSDYQAFINNGIPSSGLFTGAEVRKTEEQEAIWGGTAGEQFDPCYHLACDTYANNSDHALEVNSDAVAFAVLTFAYSTETVNGVVGKKIPGNFTIPAPAGPEHTFGGPLGGDSVHDHDHGNLPS, via the coding sequence ATGCCGGCAAACGCCGCTCCCGTCCAGTCGGGTTGCGACGCGCGCACCAACAACACCTACGAGAAGCTTCTCGAGTGCGTCCGGCTCGAGGGCGTCCGCGAGCACCAGGCCGCACTGCAGGCCATCGCCGACGCCAATGGCGGCACCCGGGCCGAGGGCACTCCCGGCTACACGGCCAGCGTCGACTACGTCCTGGGCGTGCTCGCCGCGGCCGGCTGGGACGCCGCGAAGGTGCCGTTCAACTACCAGGCCACCGACACCCTGCTGCAGCAGCTCACGCCTGTGAACGCGACCTACCCGACCGGTGGCTTCACCGGCACCGGCGAGGGCGACGTCACCGGCAACGTCATCCCGGTCGACATCAACCTCACCGGAGACCGCGCCAGCACCAGCGGCTGCGAGGCCAGCGACTTCGCCGGGATTGACTTCTCCGGCGCGAACGACATCGCGCTCATCCAGCGCGGCGGCTGCAACTACTCCTTCAAGGCGATCAACGCCGAAGCTGCCGGCGCAGAGGCCGTCATCGTCTTCAACCAGGGCGACACCGTGGGCGCGGGTGACCGCTTCGGCCTGGTCATCGGCACCCTCGGCGGTCAGAACGTCGTCGACATCCCGGTCGTCGGAGCCACCTTCGAGCAGGGCCAGGCGCTGGCCGCCGCCGGCTCGACCGCTCGGGTGAAGGTCGACTTCGTGACCAAGACCTCCTACAACGTCATCGCCGAGCTCGCGGGCCGCAACGACGACAACGTCGTGATGGCCGGCGCTCACCTCGACTCGGTTCCGGCCGGTCCTGGCATCAACGACAACGGCAGCGGCTCCGCGGCGCTGCTCGAGATCGCCCAGGTGACGTCCAAGCTCCGTCCCGAGAACACCATCCGCTTCGCGTGGTGGGGTGCTGAGGAAGAGGGCCTGCTCGGCTCGACGGCATGGGTCGAGGACCAGTCCCAGGAAGAGCTGGACCGGATCGCGCTGTACCTCAACTTCGACATGATCGGCTCGCCGAACTACATCTTCATGGTGTACGACGCCAACGAGTCGAGCTTCGAGGCGCCGGCCGGCGTGACGATCCCCGAGGGTTCAGAGGCGATCGAGAGGGTCTTCGAGTCCTTCTACACGCTGCGTGGCGAGCCCTATGACGACTCGCAGTTCAGCGGTCGCAGCGACTACCAGGCCTTCATCAACAACGGGATCCCCTCCAGCGGGCTCTTCACCGGGGCCGAGGTCCGCAAGACCGAGGAGCAGGAAGCCATCTGGGGCGGCACCGCGGGTGAGCAGTTCGACCCGTGCTACCACCTGGCCTGCGACACCTACGCCAACAACAGCGACCACGCTCTCGAGGTCAACTCTGACGCGGTCGCGTTCGCGGTCCTGACGTTCGCGTACTCCACCGAGACCGTCAACGGCGTCGTCGGCAAGAAGATCCCCGGCAACTTCACCATCCCGGCGCCGGCCGGACCCGAGCACACCTTCGGCGGCCCGCTCGGCGGCGACAGTGTGCACGACCACGACCACGGAAACCTGCCTTCCTAG
- a CDS encoding DUF998 domain-containing protein gives MRRWAVVSATAAPVALIGGWTWAEAYRPDGYSPLHDTLSALAAQQGSAGQIMTAALAVLGGCHLVTAAGLPEAGARARALLALGGAATIMVAALPQPSAGHLPAAAIAFVALALWPAASDLPGRRTARLGALALVALLGWLAFELRGGALLGLSERVLAGAEALWPLVAALSVQVVRGRSRRRQVTPRLPGARGRNDKRPPSPR, from the coding sequence GTGCGCCGATGGGCAGTGGTGTCAGCCACCGCCGCCCCGGTGGCCCTGATCGGCGGCTGGACCTGGGCCGAGGCCTACCGGCCGGACGGCTACTCCCCGCTTCACGACACGCTGAGCGCGCTGGCGGCACAGCAGGGCAGCGCCGGTCAGATCATGACGGCGGCGCTGGCGGTGCTGGGCGGGTGCCACCTGGTGACCGCGGCGGGCCTGCCCGAGGCCGGCGCTCGCGCCCGTGCCCTGCTCGCGCTGGGCGGCGCTGCCACGATCATGGTCGCCGCGTTGCCGCAACCGTCGGCCGGCCACTTGCCGGCGGCGGCGATTGCCTTTGTGGCGTTGGCATTGTGGCCTGCCGCTTCGGACCTGCCGGGCCGCCGGACAGCTCGGCTCGGCGCCCTGGCGCTGGTGGCGCTTCTCGGCTGGCTCGCGTTCGAACTCCGGGGCGGCGCCCTGCTCGGCCTCAGCGAGCGCGTGCTGGCCGGGGCTGAGGCACTGTGGCCGCTCGTCGCGGCACTCAGCGTCCAGGTGGTTCGAGGCAGGTCTCGGCGCCGTCAGGTGACACCCCGACTCCCAGGCGCTCGGGGGCGCAACGACAAGCGCCCCCCGTCACCGAGGTGA
- a CDS encoding ferritin-like domain-containing protein → MGDDVMDVETVQKQLAIAASQQLGSLVSLTVLAGNLQGPLSIGLKERLQAFAVAEVADAQLLVEKLTAVGGQLAPMEVPPLPSTDAETALREFIEREEQVMAALHAVIPSTGQEPRSEALEHLIEHVLMRKQQQLDYLALVQR, encoded by the coding sequence ATGGGCGATGACGTGATGGACGTCGAGACTGTTCAGAAGCAACTGGCGATAGCGGCATCCCAGCAGCTCGGGTCATTGGTGAGCCTGACCGTGCTCGCCGGCAACTTGCAGGGCCCGCTGTCGATCGGCCTGAAGGAGCGCCTTCAGGCCTTCGCGGTGGCAGAGGTGGCCGATGCTCAGCTGCTGGTTGAGAAACTCACGGCCGTCGGCGGGCAGTTGGCCCCGATGGAGGTGCCGCCGTTGCCCAGCACTGACGCCGAGACAGCGCTGCGGGAGTTCATCGAGCGCGAGGAGCAGGTGATGGCCGCCCTGCATGCTGTGATCCCCAGCACCGGCCAGGAGCCGCGCAGCGAGGCACTGGAGCATCTGATCGAGCATGTGCTGATGCGCAAGCAGCAGCAACTGGACTACCTGGCGCTGGTTCAGCGCTGA
- a CDS encoding DNRLRE domain-containing protein, whose amino-acid sequence MVTGLVVVGPNQTAPAAAAEAPIRAAFYYGWFPETEHWRSQYTPTVGKYDSSDPAVVSTQVRQAKAAGLNAFISSWWGQATATDKRLPLLLDTAAAQGFKVMPYYEKEGFGNPSAAQLESDLGYLAAKAAVSPSWQRVGGKPVLFVYNADDTTCDVTARWAAANQGRFYLNMKVMHGYRTCAVQPDSWHQYGPASTIQNVLPWSSNVAPGFWRFDEAAPRLVRDLATFKAALAEQVKSGAQWQLMTSWNEWGEGTGVESTVQFSQAYTDAMASAYNPPVVIPDATGATLTSAADTYVKSNTTGANYGLATTLQQNATSTATAVSYLRFAAPTATVTKATLRLFSRSSGITRSKVFSTSATWDERTMTWANRPALGAQVGTTGTLTAGQWTVADVTSAVRGGVRSFGVTTGATATRYFDSREAANPPQLVLEYGTAPTSPAPTSTAPTSPTPTSTAPTTSPVIAAVGDIACAPGYTVGSGCQHKAVADKIISDTAVSKVLALGDLQYESGALSAFLEVYDKSWGPLKSKTKPVPGNHEYQTSGAAGYYDYFGALAGDRTKGYYSFDVGAWHFVALNSERDITAGGAQVAWLKADLAAHPNKCVGALFHKPRWSSGTHGDHSSMAPFVQALYNAGAEVILSGHDHDYERFYPLNPSGVRDDARGIVQIVSGQGGKNHYAVTGRSTTAAKDNTSHGYARLTLHPDSADVTFVSAVGSYRDTAKITCR is encoded by the coding sequence ATGGTGACCGGCCTGGTGGTGGTCGGTCCGAACCAAACCGCTCCGGCGGCAGCCGCCGAGGCGCCCATCCGGGCGGCTTTCTACTACGGATGGTTCCCCGAGACCGAGCACTGGCGGTCCCAGTACACCCCGACCGTCGGCAAGTACGACAGCAGCGACCCGGCCGTGGTGAGCACCCAGGTGCGCCAGGCCAAAGCCGCCGGGTTGAACGCCTTCATCTCTTCCTGGTGGGGGCAGGCCACCGCCACCGACAAGCGGCTGCCGCTGCTGCTGGACACCGCCGCCGCACAGGGGTTCAAGGTGATGCCGTACTACGAGAAGGAAGGGTTCGGCAATCCCAGCGCCGCTCAGCTCGAGTCAGATCTGGGCTACCTGGCCGCCAAGGCCGCCGTCAGCCCGTCGTGGCAGCGGGTGGGCGGCAAGCCGGTGCTGTTCGTCTACAACGCCGATGACACCACCTGTGACGTGACCGCGCGTTGGGCCGCGGCCAACCAGGGCCGCTTCTACTTGAACATGAAGGTGATGCACGGCTACCGGACCTGCGCCGTGCAGCCCGACTCCTGGCACCAGTACGGGCCGGCATCGACGATCCAGAACGTGTTGCCGTGGTCCTCGAACGTCGCGCCAGGCTTCTGGCGGTTCGACGAGGCCGCGCCCCGGCTGGTCCGCGACCTGGCCACCTTCAAGGCCGCGCTTGCCGAGCAGGTGAAGTCCGGCGCCCAGTGGCAGCTGATGACCAGCTGGAACGAGTGGGGCGAGGGGACCGGTGTCGAGTCGACCGTCCAGTTCAGCCAGGCCTACACCGACGCGATGGCCAGCGCCTACAACCCTCCGGTGGTGATCCCGGACGCCACCGGGGCCACCCTGACCTCGGCCGCCGACACCTACGTCAAGTCCAACACGACCGGCGCCAACTACGGCCTGGCCACCACGTTGCAGCAGAACGCGACCAGCACGGCGACCGCGGTGTCCTACCTCCGGTTCGCAGCGCCCACGGCCACCGTCACCAAGGCCACCCTGCGGTTGTTCTCGCGCTCCAGCGGAATCACCCGGTCCAAGGTGTTCAGCACGTCGGCCACCTGGGACGAGCGGACCATGACCTGGGCCAACCGGCCGGCGCTGGGCGCCCAGGTCGGCACCACCGGCACGCTGACGGCCGGACAGTGGACGGTGGCCGACGTGACCAGCGCCGTGCGCGGCGGTGTCAGGTCCTTCGGTGTGACCACCGGCGCCACCGCGACCCGGTACTTCGACAGCCGGGAAGCCGCCAACCCGCCGCAGCTGGTGCTCGAATACGGCACCGCGCCCACCAGCCCGGCGCCGACCAGCACCGCGCCCACCAGCCCGACGCCGACCAGCACCGCGCCGACCACCTCACCGGTGATCGCCGCGGTGGGTGACATCGCCTGCGCGCCGGGGTACACCGTGGGGTCCGGCTGCCAGCACAAGGCGGTGGCCGACAAGATCATCAGTGACACGGCCGTCTCCAAGGTGCTGGCCCTGGGTGACCTCCAGTACGAGTCAGGCGCGCTGTCGGCCTTCCTGGAGGTCTACGACAAGTCCTGGGGCCCGTTGAAGTCCAAGACCAAGCCGGTTCCCGGCAACCACGAGTACCAGACCTCCGGCGCTGCCGGGTACTACGACTACTTCGGGGCGCTGGCCGGTGACCGGACCAAGGGCTACTACTCCTTCGACGTGGGCGCATGGCACTTCGTCGCCCTCAACTCCGAGCGCGACATCACCGCCGGCGGAGCGCAGGTGGCGTGGTTGAAGGCCGATCTGGCCGCTCATCCGAACAAGTGCGTCGGGGCGCTGTTCCACAAGCCCCGCTGGTCGAGCGGCACCCACGGCGACCACTCGTCGATGGCGCCGTTCGTCCAGGCTCTCTACAACGCCGGGGCTGAGGTGATCCTGTCCGGTCACGATCACGACTACGAGCGGTTCTACCCGCTGAACCCGTCCGGGGTCCGCGACGACGCCCGCGGGATCGTCCAGATCGTCTCGGGTCAGGGAGGCAAGAACCACTACGCGGTCACCGGCCGCTCGACCACTGCCGCCAAGGACAACACCTCCCACGGCTATGCCCGGCTGACCCTGCACCCGGACAGCGCCGACGTCACCTTCGTCTCCGCGGTCGGCTCCTACCGGGACACCGCCAAGATCACCTGCCGGTGA
- a CDS encoding DUF1810 domain-containing protein, with product MRDPADLERFVVAQDAGGTYSRAVAELRRGQKTSHWMWFVFPQIAGLGQSVTSRTYAISSLSEARAYLRHPVLGPRLLECAGILARRHDHSAQQIFGVIDARKLHSSMTLFARAAPEETVFTQVLDQYFDGVPDPATDQRV from the coding sequence ATGCGGGATCCGGCTGACCTGGAACGGTTCGTGGTGGCACAGGACGCCGGCGGGACCTACTCCCGCGCGGTCGCCGAACTGCGCCGCGGCCAGAAGACCAGCCATTGGATGTGGTTCGTATTTCCACAGATCGCCGGCCTGGGGCAGAGCGTGACGTCCAGGACGTACGCGATCAGCTCGCTGTCAGAGGCGCGAGCCTACCTTCGGCACCCGGTGCTCGGACCCCGGCTTCTCGAGTGCGCCGGCATTCTGGCGCGCCGGCATGACCACAGCGCGCAGCAGATCTTCGGGGTCATCGACGCGCGCAAGCTGCACTCGTCAATGACGCTGTTCGCACGAGCGGCGCCTGAGGAGACCGTCTTCACGCAGGTGCTGGACCAGTACTTCGACGGCGTGCCGGACCCGGCCACCGACCAACGTGTCTAG
- a CDS encoding S16 family serine protease, whose amino-acid sequence MRFDAGQTAWNLPTQMRAPAPSRRRGRLPMAAVRPDYELIPMNGARLQTSGYQRPTPAGAVCAVSYRAELQPSTWELLSHLVDPQAAVVIRSRLTGGRPVDEFEAAGLDDSAWSLESATAAAAALLGEPVRELGRGASIEALREDTRGLRCEDVIIAVNGKTVETAVHLRAALAGLDSAELTVVGGPGAERPGALSKVSMARHSDGAWGIRVVTADRVLRHGIEARFELPDDLRGPSLGLACALSVVDAYTGGRLAAGGTVVATGTVDMNGRVGGVGAIEFKARAVRAHPHVRRFVVPAESRADVDDARRILGARAEVVAVTTLAEAVEVLCGFSWRGKKITHRSPDRQMG is encoded by the coding sequence GTGAGGTTCGACGCAGGGCAGACCGCCTGGAACCTGCCCACCCAGATGCGCGCGCCGGCTCCGTCGCGACGCCGCGGCCGGCTGCCGATGGCGGCCGTGCGGCCCGACTACGAACTCATCCCGATGAACGGCGCTCGCCTGCAGACCTCGGGATATCAACGACCGACGCCGGCCGGCGCGGTCTGCGCGGTGTCCTACCGTGCCGAGTTGCAGCCCTCGACCTGGGAACTGCTGAGCCACCTGGTGGACCCGCAGGCAGCGGTGGTGATCCGGTCCCGGCTCACCGGTGGGCGCCCGGTCGACGAGTTCGAGGCGGCAGGACTCGATGACTCGGCCTGGTCACTGGAATCGGCGACGGCGGCCGCGGCGGCGCTGCTCGGCGAGCCGGTCCGCGAACTCGGCCGTGGCGCCAGCATCGAGGCACTGCGCGAAGACACCCGCGGCTTGCGCTGCGAGGACGTCATCATCGCCGTCAACGGCAAGACCGTTGAGACGGCGGTGCACCTGCGGGCGGCGTTGGCCGGCCTGGACTCGGCCGAGCTGACGGTGGTGGGCGGACCTGGCGCCGAGCGGCCGGGGGCCTTGTCGAAGGTGTCGATGGCTCGGCACTCGGACGGCGCGTGGGGGATCCGGGTTGTCACGGCCGACCGGGTGCTGCGGCACGGAATCGAGGCTCGGTTCGAGCTGCCGGATGATCTGCGCGGCCCTTCTCTGGGTCTGGCCTGCGCGCTCAGCGTCGTCGATGCCTACACCGGCGGCCGGCTTGCCGCCGGCGGCACCGTGGTCGCGACCGGAACGGTCGACATGAACGGCCGGGTCGGCGGCGTGGGAGCAATCGAGTTCAAGGCGCGTGCTGTGCGGGCGCACCCGCACGTGCGCCGCTTTGTGGTCCCCGCAGAGTCGAGAGCCGACGTGGATGACGCGCGTCGGATCCTCGGCGCGCGGGCAGAAGTCGTGGCGGTGACAACGTTGGCTGAAGCGGTGGAGGTGCTCTGCGGCTTCAGCTGGCGGGGTAAGAAAATCACCCATCGATCACCTGATCGGCAAATGGGTTAG
- a CDS encoding 2'-5' RNA ligase family protein, whose translation MAVQQLSLWLQPAQDAAVELDAVIARLAAVHGTAVFPAHLTLLAVIEQEVDTAVATLDEVRQLVDPLDVWFNETRCEHAWQRSLYLAAVPTAGLRRAFEVAARAFRAPGKPSFEPHLSLQYSHVPVADKLSLAASLSMGLPLTVRFDRLSLWHTEGSEASRWRLIASRSLSSH comes from the coding sequence GTGGCGGTACAGCAATTGTCGCTGTGGTTGCAGCCGGCGCAGGACGCCGCCGTGGAACTCGACGCGGTGATCGCGCGCCTGGCCGCGGTGCACGGCACCGCCGTCTTCCCGGCTCACCTGACGCTGCTCGCTGTCATCGAGCAAGAGGTGGACACCGCGGTAGCCACCCTCGATGAGGTCAGGCAGCTGGTGGACCCGCTGGACGTCTGGTTCAACGAGACCCGGTGCGAGCACGCCTGGCAGCGTTCGCTGTACCTGGCCGCCGTGCCGACGGCCGGACTCCGGCGCGCCTTCGAGGTTGCGGCGCGGGCGTTCAGAGCACCGGGCAAGCCCTCGTTCGAGCCGCATCTGAGCCTTCAGTACTCCCACGTGCCGGTCGCGGACAAGTTGTCGCTGGCGGCGAGCCTGTCGATGGGGCTGCCACTGACCGTCCGGTTCGACCGGCTGTCGTTGTGGCACACCGAGGGGTCAGAGGCCAGCCGGTGGCGGCTGATCGCCAGTCGTTCGTTGTCTAGTCACTGA
- a CDS encoding DEAD/DEAH box helicase family protein: MPERRPTGTRLRLWQREALAKYETERRSDFLLTATPGAGKTTFALSLAVGLISRRMIDRVIVVAPTDHLRTQWAEAAERFGIALAPNLGNSVGPVPSDLHGYVTTYAQVAGKPTLHAARATTRRSLVVLDEIHHAGDGLSWGEAVEHAFAGTSRRVCLTGTPFRTRVGERIPFVRYEPDGQGGLVSTADFSYGYADALRDHVVRPVVFAAYTGVSRWRNSAGEVVAASLTDAGTKSTEQAAWRTALDPKGDWVPHVIAAMDERLTQLRQSGMPDAAGLVLASDQEDARAYASIVRRVTGEKPYLILSDDPKASAKIAEFGAGGARIAVCVRMVSEGVDVPRAACLAWLTSYRTPLFFAQAVGRVVRSRGRHESATVFLPAVRPLLTLAAELEDERNHVLPPPAGPADSLELVDELTEEQPEQAESALLQEWQALEAEAQFAHVLHGGRAVTPDAGHGTPPADGEDEFLGLPGLLSAEQTAALLAQRDGELRKRATRARRPGADQPDQSDQQPAESPGAAVGDWRAAAALRREVNRLVSVLAARTGVGHAALHAQIRAAVPGPASASASLEVLESRRAYLMGRM, translated from the coding sequence GTGCCAGAACGCCGCCCGACTGGCACCCGGCTGCGCCTGTGGCAGCGCGAGGCGCTGGCCAAGTACGAGACCGAGCGACGCTCGGATTTCCTGCTCACCGCCACCCCCGGGGCGGGCAAGACGACGTTCGCTCTCAGCCTGGCGGTCGGCCTGATCAGCCGCCGGATGATCGACCGGGTGATCGTGGTGGCTCCCACCGATCACCTGCGAACGCAATGGGCCGAGGCCGCCGAACGGTTCGGGATCGCGCTGGCGCCGAACCTCGGCAACTCGGTGGGCCCGGTTCCCAGTGACCTGCACGGCTATGTCACGACCTATGCCCAGGTGGCCGGCAAGCCGACCCTGCACGCGGCCCGCGCCACCACCCGCCGCAGCCTGGTCGTCCTGGACGAGATCCACCACGCCGGCGACGGGCTGTCCTGGGGCGAGGCGGTCGAGCATGCCTTCGCCGGCACCAGCCGCCGGGTGTGCCTGACCGGGACGCCGTTCCGGACCCGGGTCGGCGAGCGGATCCCGTTCGTGCGGTACGAGCCCGACGGCCAGGGCGGCCTGGTCTCGACCGCGGATTTCAGCTACGGCTACGCCGACGCGCTGCGCGACCACGTGGTGCGCCCGGTGGTCTTCGCCGCCTATACCGGGGTGTCGCGCTGGCGCAACTCCGCGGGCGAGGTGGTGGCGGCCTCACTGACCGACGCCGGCACCAAGTCAACCGAGCAGGCCGCCTGGCGCACCGCGCTGGACCCCAAGGGCGATTGGGTGCCGCACGTGATCGCGGCGATGGACGAGCGGCTCACCCAGCTGCGCCAATCCGGCATGCCCGACGCCGCCGGGCTGGTGCTGGCCTCGGATCAGGAGGACGCCCGGGCCTACGCCTCGATCGTGCGGCGGGTCACCGGCGAGAAGCCGTACCTGATCCTGTCCGATGACCCCAAGGCCAGCGCCAAGATCGCCGAGTTCGGCGCCGGCGGGGCCCGGATCGCGGTCTGCGTCCGGATGGTCTCCGAAGGTGTCGACGTGCCGCGAGCGGCCTGCCTGGCCTGGTTGACCAGCTACCGAACGCCGCTGTTCTTCGCGCAGGCGGTGGGGCGGGTGGTCCGTTCCCGAGGCCGGCACGAGTCCGCGACGGTCTTCCTGCCGGCGGTGCGGCCCCTTCTGACGCTGGCCGCGGAGCTGGAGGACGAGCGAAATCACGTGCTGCCGCCGCCGGCCGGGCCGGCCGACTCGCTCGAACTGGTGGACGAGCTGACCGAGGAGCAGCCCGAGCAAGCCGAGTCGGCCTTGCTGCAGGAGTGGCAGGCGCTGGAGGCCGAAGCGCAGTTCGCCCACGTGCTGCACGGCGGCCGGGCCGTCACGCCCGACGCCGGGCACGGCACCCCGCCGGCCGACGGCGAGGACGAGTTTCTGGGCCTGCCGGGACTGCTGTCGGCCGAGCAGACCGCGGCGCTGCTGGCTCAGCGCGACGGCGAATTGCGCAAGCGGGCCACCCGGGCCCGGCGCCCCGGGGCCGACCAGCCCGACCAGTCCGACCAGCAGCCCGCCGAGTCCCCGGGGGCGGCCGTCGGGGACTGGCGGGCGGCGGCTGCCCTGCGCCGGGAGGTGAACCGGCTGGTGTCGGTGCTGGCGGCCCGGACCGGTGTCGGCCATGCCGCCCTGCACGCCCAGATCAGGGCCGCGGTGCCCGGGCCGGCCTCTGCCTCGGCCTCGCTGGAGGTGCTGGAGTCCCGGCGGGCCTACCTGATGGGCCGGATGTGA